In Hymenobacter sublimis, a single genomic region encodes these proteins:
- a CDS encoding carboxypeptidase-like regulatory domain-containing protein — MLVGRSTKDDEATPSLTGNLYGFVNPVDELGNPAAKSGVSVTLDGANPAATVSTDANGRFEFANLKAGTYNLTYTRPDLGTYRRVSVGHVGGDQPTFAFTSFLTQSSSTRILNPTVSSNSYSGTATLQFSLVNPVMPTGSLYRYQMYVGSTPNVTTETGTLYANTTYGTSSSYASQVLTRASLNAAGLASGRTAYVVVYGVPNTFSSYIDPATGRTVYMGLGVASNTVAFIVP; from the coding sequence GTAGCACCAAAGACGACGAGGCAACTCCGAGCCTGACCGGCAACTTGTACGGATTCGTCAATCCGGTAGATGAGCTAGGCAATCCGGCTGCCAAGAGCGGTGTATCGGTAACGTTGGATGGGGCGAATCCCGCTGCTACCGTCAGCACCGATGCCAACGGCCGCTTCGAGTTTGCTAACCTAAAAGCAGGTACTTACAACCTGACGTATACCCGTCCGGACTTGGGAACCTACCGGCGCGTGAGCGTAGGTCACGTTGGGGGTGACCAGCCTACCTTCGCCTTTACCTCCTTCCTTACGCAGTCCTCTTCAACCCGCATTCTTAACCCCACCGTATCGAGCAACTCATACTCCGGAACAGCTACCCTGCAGTTTAGCTTGGTCAACCCTGTAATGCCTACAGGTTCGCTCTACCGCTACCAGATGTACGTAGGTTCTACACCTAACGTAACAACTGAAACGGGTACGTTATATGCCAATACTACTTACGGCACAAGTAGTTCCTATGCATCGCAAGTCCTGACCCGGGCAAGTCTGAACGCAGCCGGCTTGGCTTCGGGCCGAACTGCTTATGTAGTGGTGTACGGCGTGCCAAATACCTTCAGCTCATACATCGATCCTGCCACCGGCCGGACCGTGTACATGGGCCTTGGTGTGGCCTCCAATACGGTAGCGTTCATCGTGCCGTAG
- a CDS encoding MarR family winged helix-turn-helix transcriptional regulator has protein sequence MTPEETVDYNIKVAWHAISRMYNTQAAKHDITTSIGFVLLNIDQENGTPATKIAPLLGLETRSLTRILRSMEEKGLIYKQADTQDKRSVRIFLTEEGLRGKEISRQTVRHFNLKVREKIPQNELNVFFKVVAQITGMIESKTLYEDFKPKPLRSESPA, from the coding sequence ATGACTCCCGAAGAAACCGTTGATTATAACATAAAGGTTGCCTGGCACGCCATTTCGCGGATGTACAACACGCAGGCGGCCAAGCACGACATTACCACGAGCATCGGCTTTGTGCTGCTGAACATTGACCAGGAGAACGGCACACCCGCTACCAAAATAGCTCCGTTGCTAGGCCTAGAAACCCGTTCCCTGACGCGCATTCTACGCAGCATGGAAGAAAAAGGCCTCATCTATAAGCAGGCCGATACTCAGGACAAACGCTCGGTACGCATTTTCTTAACTGAGGAAGGCCTGCGCGGAAAGGAAATTTCCCGCCAGACGGTGCGTCATTTCAACCTGAAAGTGCGGGAAAAAATCCCGCAGAATGAGTTGAACGTGTTTTTCAAAGTAGTAGCCCAGATTACGGGCATGATCGAGAGCAAGACACTGTACGAGGATTTTAAACCGAAACCGCTCCGCTCCGAGTCGCCGGCTTGA
- a CDS encoding 3-hydroxyacyl-CoA dehydrogenase/enoyl-CoA hydratase family protein yields MNRTIKKVAVLGSGVMGSRIACHFANIGVQVLLLDIAPKELLPAEEAKGLKLDNPAVKNRIVNSSLQAAVAANPSPLYRKADASRIKTGNFDDNLKDIAGCDWTIEVVVERLDIKKSLFERVEQYRKPGTLITSNTSGIPIHMMTEGRSDDFKKYFCGTHFFNPPRYLKLLEIIPSPDTDQAVVDFLMHYGDLYLGKTTVLAKDTPAFIANRVGVFAIMDVVQVMSQLGLTVEEVDKLTGPVIGHAKSATFRTSDVVGLDTMINVANGLAQNLPNDEAKAVFQLPDFIKKMAENKWLGDKTGQGFYKKVKGEGGKSEIQALDLNTLEYKPGSKVKFATLETTKPIEKLADRFKMLVAGNDKAADFYRKTFAGLFAYVSNRIPEITDSLYKIDDALRAGFGWEMGPFETWDALGVQKGLELAQAEGKTVAPWVQEMLAAGNTSFYKVNEQGVKQFYDIESKSYQAIPGVENFIILDNLRATGKVVWKNAGASVLDLGDGILNVEFHSKMNALGSDVIQGLLKGVELAEKDFRGLVVGNDAPNFSAGANLGLVYMFALDQEYDELNLMIAQFQQAMMRMRYSSIPVVGAPHGLALGGGCELNLHCDRVVAATETYMGLVEFGVGLIPGGGGTKEMTLRTALKYEEGEPEYNLLRNTFMTISTAKVSTSAAEAFDLGFLRRGDEVVVNSNRVIAQAKAAAIELAEDGYTQPVQRTNIKVQGKGALGMFLTGVHAMKEGRYISNHDVKIANKLAYIMCGGDLSSPTEVSEQYLLDLEREAFLSLTGERKTLERIQSILTTGKPLRN; encoded by the coding sequence ATGAACCGTACCATCAAAAAAGTAGCCGTACTGGGCTCCGGTGTGATGGGCTCGCGCATTGCGTGCCACTTCGCCAACATCGGTGTGCAAGTGCTGCTGCTCGACATCGCGCCCAAGGAATTGCTACCCGCCGAAGAAGCCAAAGGCCTGAAGCTGGACAATCCGGCGGTGAAAAACCGCATCGTGAACAGCTCCTTGCAGGCAGCCGTGGCAGCTAACCCTTCGCCGCTCTACCGCAAAGCCGACGCCAGCCGCATCAAGACCGGCAACTTCGACGATAACCTCAAGGACATTGCCGGCTGTGACTGGACGATAGAGGTAGTAGTGGAGCGTCTCGACATTAAGAAGAGCCTGTTTGAGCGCGTAGAGCAGTACCGCAAGCCTGGCACGCTCATCACCTCGAACACCTCAGGCATCCCGATTCACATGATGACGGAGGGCCGCTCCGACGACTTCAAAAAGTACTTCTGCGGCACTCACTTCTTCAACCCGCCGCGCTACCTGAAGCTGCTCGAAATCATCCCGAGCCCGGACACGGACCAAGCGGTAGTGGATTTCCTGATGCACTACGGCGACCTGTACCTGGGCAAGACCACCGTACTGGCCAAGGATACGCCCGCTTTCATTGCCAACCGCGTGGGCGTTTTCGCCATCATGGATGTGGTGCAGGTGATGAGCCAGCTCGGCCTGACGGTGGAGGAAGTGGACAAGCTCACCGGTCCGGTTATCGGACACGCCAAGTCGGCTACCTTCCGTACTTCGGATGTGGTAGGCCTGGACACGATGATTAACGTCGCCAACGGCCTGGCCCAAAACCTACCGAACGACGAAGCCAAAGCCGTGTTCCAGCTGCCCGACTTCATCAAGAAGATGGCCGAAAACAAGTGGCTGGGCGACAAGACCGGCCAGGGCTTCTACAAAAAGGTAAAAGGCGAAGGCGGCAAGTCGGAAATTCAGGCGCTCGACCTGAACACGCTGGAGTACAAGCCCGGCTCCAAGGTGAAGTTTGCTACCCTGGAAACGACTAAGCCGATTGAAAAGCTGGCGGACCGGTTCAAGATGCTGGTAGCCGGCAACGACAAAGCCGCCGACTTCTACCGCAAAACCTTCGCCGGTCTGTTCGCCTACGTGAGCAATCGGATTCCGGAAATCACCGACTCGCTCTATAAGATTGACGACGCTCTGCGCGCTGGCTTCGGCTGGGAAATGGGACCGTTTGAAACCTGGGATGCCTTAGGTGTGCAGAAAGGTCTGGAACTAGCCCAGGCCGAAGGCAAAACGGTAGCGCCGTGGGTGCAGGAAATGCTGGCCGCCGGCAATACTTCGTTCTATAAAGTGAATGAGCAGGGCGTGAAGCAGTTCTATGACATCGAGTCGAAGAGCTACCAGGCCATTCCGGGGGTAGAGAACTTCATTATCCTCGATAACCTGCGCGCTACCGGTAAGGTCGTGTGGAAGAACGCCGGTGCTTCGGTCCTGGACCTTGGCGACGGTATCCTGAACGTGGAGTTCCATAGCAAGATGAATGCCCTGGGCTCCGACGTAATTCAGGGCCTGCTGAAGGGCGTGGAGCTGGCGGAAAAGGACTTCCGCGGCTTGGTAGTAGGCAACGACGCGCCGAACTTCTCGGCCGGTGCCAACCTGGGCCTGGTGTACATGTTCGCGCTGGATCAGGAGTACGACGAACTGAACCTGATGATTGCCCAGTTCCAGCAGGCCATGATGCGCATGCGTTACAGCTCCATTCCGGTGGTAGGCGCGCCGCACGGCCTGGCCCTGGGTGGCGGCTGCGAGCTGAACCTGCACTGCGACCGGGTAGTAGCGGCCACGGAAACCTACATGGGCCTCGTGGAATTCGGGGTAGGCCTAATTCCGGGCGGCGGTGGCACCAAGGAAATGACTCTGCGCACTGCTCTGAAATACGAGGAAGGCGAGCCGGAGTACAACCTGCTGCGCAACACCTTCATGACCATCAGCACGGCCAAGGTTTCGACCTCCGCGGCCGAAGCCTTCGACCTAGGCTTCCTGCGCCGCGGCGACGAGGTGGTAGTAAACAGCAACCGCGTCATCGCGCAAGCCAAGGCCGCCGCCATTGAGCTGGCTGAGGATGGCTACACCCAGCCGGTGCAACGCACCAATATCAAGGTACAGGGTAAAGGCGCCCTGGGCATGTTCCTGACCGGTGTACACGCCATGAAGGAAGGCCGCTACATCTCCAACCACGACGTGAAAATTGCCAACAAGCTGGCCTACATCATGTGCGGCGGCGACCTAAGCAGCCCTACCGAAGTATCGGAGCAGTACTTGCTGGATCTGGAGCGCGAAGCCTTCCTCTCGCTGACCGGCGAGCGGAAAACTTTGGAGCGTATCCAGTCGATTCTAACTACCGGCAAACCGCTGCGTAATTAG
- a CDS encoding four helix bundle protein has product MVSRHRFRDLKIWQKAMLITKLTYQCCANFPSDERFGLTSQMRRAAVSIPSNIAEGAGRGSAKDFSQFLSVATGSAYELETQFILAADFGYIREEQLQVVTAELSELQRMLYGFQKSLQPEN; this is encoded by the coding sequence ATGGTAAGTCGGCATCGATTTCGAGATTTAAAGATCTGGCAGAAGGCGATGCTGATTACCAAGCTGACTTATCAGTGTTGTGCCAACTTTCCCAGTGATGAGCGTTTCGGCTTAACCTCACAGATGCGTCGGGCGGCTGTTTCTATCCCCTCTAATATTGCGGAAGGTGCTGGTCGCGGTTCAGCTAAGGATTTCAGCCAGTTTCTCTCTGTTGCTACCGGATCTGCCTATGAACTGGAAACCCAGTTCATTCTAGCTGCCGACTTCGGGTATATAAGGGAAGAACAATTGCAAGTAGTCACAGCTGAATTATCAGAACTACAAAGAATGCTCTACGGCTTTCAAAAAAGTCTTCAACCTGAGAACTAA
- a CDS encoding acetyl-CoA C-acyltransferase, which produces MNAYIVAGYRTAVGKATRGGFRFTRPDDLAADVIKHLVASVPALDPTRIDDVMVGNAVPEAEQGLQMGRLISLLALPMNVSGLIVNRYCGSGVETIAMAASKITAGMADCIVAGGTESMSMVPTVGWKTVPNYKLAQQHPDYYLGMGLTAEAVAQDYKVSREDQDQFAYNSHQKAIKAIQAGKFKEQIVPITVEETYLDQATGKKKTRSYVVDTDEGPRADTSLEALAKLRPVFAQNGSVTAGNSSQTSDGAAFVLVMSERMVKELNLEPIARMITYATEGIDPRIMGMGPIKAIPKALKQAGMQLQDIDLIELNEAFASQSIAITRELDIDESKLNVNGGAIALGHPLGCSGAKLSIQLFHELRERGQKYGMVTACVGGGQGVAGIYELLK; this is translated from the coding sequence ATGAATGCATATATCGTAGCAGGTTACCGCACGGCCGTGGGCAAAGCCACCCGCGGCGGTTTCCGCTTCACCCGCCCCGATGACCTCGCCGCCGACGTTATCAAGCATTTGGTAGCCTCCGTGCCCGCCCTCGACCCCACACGCATCGACGACGTGATGGTAGGCAACGCGGTGCCGGAAGCTGAGCAGGGCCTACAAATGGGTCGCCTGATTTCGCTGCTGGCTCTGCCCATGAATGTATCGGGCCTCATCGTGAACCGTTACTGCGGTTCCGGCGTGGAAACCATTGCCATGGCCGCCAGCAAAATCACGGCCGGCATGGCCGACTGCATTGTGGCGGGTGGAACCGAGAGCATGAGCATGGTACCCACCGTAGGCTGGAAAACGGTGCCCAACTACAAGCTCGCCCAGCAACACCCCGACTACTACCTCGGCATGGGCCTCACGGCCGAAGCTGTGGCGCAGGACTACAAAGTGTCCCGCGAGGACCAGGACCAGTTTGCCTACAACTCCCACCAGAAGGCCATCAAAGCCATTCAGGCGGGCAAGTTCAAGGAGCAGATTGTGCCCATCACGGTAGAGGAAACCTATCTCGACCAAGCCACCGGCAAGAAGAAAACCCGCTCCTACGTAGTCGATACCGACGAAGGTCCCCGGGCTGATACTTCTTTGGAAGCGCTGGCCAAGTTGCGCCCGGTATTCGCTCAAAACGGCTCGGTAACGGCCGGCAACTCCTCACAAACTTCTGATGGCGCGGCCTTTGTGCTGGTGATGTCGGAGCGCATGGTGAAGGAGCTGAACCTGGAGCCCATTGCCCGCATGATTACCTATGCCACTGAGGGCATCGACCCACGCATCATGGGTATGGGGCCCATTAAGGCCATTCCGAAGGCGCTGAAGCAGGCCGGCATGCAGCTCCAAGACATTGACCTAATTGAGCTGAACGAGGCCTTTGCCTCCCAGTCCATTGCCATTACCCGCGAGCTGGATATTGACGAGAGCAAGCTGAACGTGAACGGCGGTGCTATTGCCTTGGGCCACCCGCTGGGCTGCTCCGGCGCTAAGCTCAGCATTCAGCTGTTCCACGAACTACGCGAGCGGGGCCAGAAGTACGGCATGGTAACCGCCTGCGTAGGCGGCGGCCAGGGCGTGGCCGGCATCTACGAGCTGCTGAAGTAG
- a CDS encoding acyl-CoA dehydrogenase family protein yields MEVTNKLVKGGEFIIKETAAQDVFTPADFSEEQNMMHQTALDFVEKEVQPLLERLDNHEEGLMRGLMEKAGELGLFGVSIPEQFGGLDMDFTTSLRVTEGVGGGHSFPVAFAAHTGIAMLPILYFGNEEQKAKYLPGLTSGELMGAYCLTEPGSGSDALGAKTKAMPTEDGEHYVLNGQKMWITNGGFADVFIVFAQVDGDKFTGFIVERNTPGLSLGNEEHKMGIKGSSTRQVFLSDVKVPKSAVLGEIGKGHLIAFNILNIGRIKLAAACLGATKMAATLSVKYANERVQFKLPISKFGAIKYKLAQQAVRIYAVESAIYRAGMDIARMEQELLAKGQSHNEALLGAAREFAVECAILKVEGSEVLDYVVDEGVQVYGGYGFSADYPMDRAYRDSRINRIFEGTNEINRMLAVDMILKKAMKGELDLMGPAQAVQQELMAIPDFNLEEETGLFAAEKKTIQKLKKAILMVAGTAVQKYMNSLAKEQEVLMNIADMAIKVYTAESTLLRVEKEAGVKGEEALATQMDIARVYLYDTVDLVNKFGKDAIASMTEGDEQRLLAMGLKRFTKADLYNAKDARRRIADVLIAANEYVY; encoded by the coding sequence ATGGAAGTAACCAACAAGCTTGTGAAAGGCGGCGAGTTCATCATTAAAGAAACCGCCGCGCAGGACGTATTCACCCCCGCCGATTTCTCGGAGGAGCAGAACATGATGCACCAGACGGCCCTAGACTTCGTGGAGAAGGAAGTGCAGCCCCTGCTGGAGCGCCTCGACAACCACGAAGAAGGACTGATGCGCGGCCTAATGGAAAAAGCTGGCGAGTTGGGCCTGTTCGGGGTGAGCATTCCGGAGCAGTTTGGCGGCCTAGATATGGACTTCACTACCTCCCTGCGCGTGACGGAAGGCGTTGGTGGCGGCCACTCTTTCCCGGTGGCTTTTGCGGCTCATACCGGTATTGCCATGCTACCTATTCTGTACTTCGGCAACGAGGAGCAGAAGGCCAAGTACCTGCCCGGCCTGACCAGTGGGGAATTGATGGGGGCCTACTGCCTCACTGAGCCCGGCTCCGGTTCCGACGCTCTGGGCGCCAAAACCAAAGCCATGCCCACCGAGGACGGCGAGCATTACGTGCTCAACGGCCAGAAAATGTGGATTACCAACGGTGGTTTCGCCGACGTATTCATCGTGTTTGCGCAGGTAGACGGCGACAAGTTCACCGGCTTCATTGTGGAGCGGAACACGCCTGGTCTGAGCCTTGGCAACGAGGAGCACAAGATGGGCATCAAGGGCTCCTCTACCCGCCAAGTGTTTCTGTCCGATGTGAAAGTGCCGAAGTCGGCAGTACTGGGCGAAATTGGCAAAGGCCACCTCATTGCCTTCAACATCCTGAACATTGGCCGCATTAAGCTGGCCGCTGCTTGCTTGGGCGCCACCAAAATGGCCGCTACCCTGAGCGTGAAGTATGCCAACGAGCGGGTACAGTTCAAGCTGCCCATCAGCAAGTTCGGTGCTATCAAGTACAAGCTGGCCCAGCAGGCCGTGCGCATTTACGCCGTGGAGTCGGCTATTTACCGCGCCGGTATGGACATTGCCCGCATGGAGCAGGAACTGCTGGCGAAGGGTCAGAGCCACAACGAAGCCTTGCTGGGTGCGGCCCGCGAGTTTGCCGTGGAGTGCGCCATTCTGAAGGTAGAAGGCTCCGAGGTGCTCGACTACGTAGTGGACGAAGGCGTGCAGGTGTACGGTGGCTACGGCTTCTCGGCCGACTACCCCATGGACCGCGCTTACCGGGATTCGCGCATCAACCGCATCTTCGAGGGTACGAACGAAATCAACCGCATGCTGGCCGTAGACATGATCCTGAAAAAGGCCATGAAAGGTGAGCTGGACTTGATGGGCCCCGCCCAGGCCGTGCAGCAGGAGCTGATGGCTATTCCGGATTTCAACCTCGAGGAGGAAACCGGTCTGTTCGCCGCCGAGAAGAAAACCATTCAGAAACTGAAGAAGGCCATTCTAATGGTAGCGGGCACGGCCGTGCAGAAGTACATGAACTCCCTGGCTAAGGAGCAGGAAGTACTCATGAACATTGCCGACATGGCTATTAAAGTGTACACGGCCGAAAGCACGCTGCTGCGCGTGGAGAAAGAAGCGGGTGTGAAAGGCGAGGAGGCACTGGCCACCCAAATGGATATTGCCCGCGTGTACCTCTACGACACGGTAGACCTGGTGAACAAGTTCGGCAAGGACGCCATTGCTTCCATGACCGAAGGCGACGAGCAGCGCCTGCTAGCCATGGGCCTAAAGCGCTTCACCAAAGCCGACCTCTACAACGCCAAGGACGCCCGCCGCCGCATTGCCGACGTGCTGATTGCCGCCAACGAGTACGTGTACTAA